One window from the genome of Aeromonas sp. FDAARGOS 1405 encodes:
- a CDS encoding DUF2860 family protein has protein sequence MRNTTLLGLGLLAANSAYADLGTIPNESGWSGFLLGGVNVINYESNFYSGDDENRRLGGLGSAESSSAVAPLLNADIRYTFADTRTQVFLGNLIQDAIRFDFTQQLGIRQEMSDKGIVAGSVVFNAMPTEQWSDPFAVGVDRQSTDIKSKGVRFAWDNIWGSNFNGSLTTRNIEVDEERSGSQYGADTAAKLDRNGKIHALDFSYKWQLAPGQVLEPAFIHRQADLDGSAQSYKSNGLQLTYGKRASQWSFVSNLYLGQTKYDEANPIFGQNADSDEFALTGTFFWHRLFGIAPLSATFTAGYAKSDSDIDFYDSESMVFNTGLLYNF, from the coding sequence ATGCGCAACACCACCCTGCTTGGTCTGGGCCTGCTGGCTGCAAATAGTGCATATGCGGATTTGGGAACCATTCCCAACGAATCGGGCTGGTCTGGTTTCCTGCTTGGCGGAGTCAATGTCATCAATTACGAATCTAACTTTTACAGCGGTGATGACGAAAACCGTCGACTGGGCGGGCTGGGCAGTGCCGAGAGCAGTTCCGCCGTCGCCCCGCTGCTCAACGCTGATATCCGTTATACCTTTGCCGATACCCGCACCCAGGTCTTCCTCGGTAACCTGATCCAGGATGCCATCCGTTTCGACTTCACCCAGCAGCTCGGTATCCGCCAGGAGATGAGCGACAAGGGTATCGTGGCTGGCTCCGTGGTCTTCAATGCCATGCCAACCGAACAGTGGAGCGATCCTTTCGCCGTAGGCGTCGATCGCCAATCCACCGATATCAAGTCAAAAGGGGTTCGCTTCGCCTGGGACAACATCTGGGGTAGCAACTTCAATGGCAGCCTGACCACCCGCAACATCGAAGTCGATGAGGAACGCAGTGGCAGCCAGTATGGCGCCGACACAGCGGCCAAGCTGGATCGCAACGGCAAGATCCACGCCCTGGATTTCTCCTACAAATGGCAGCTGGCACCCGGCCAGGTGCTGGAACCGGCTTTCATTCACCGTCAGGCCGATCTGGACGGCAGCGCCCAGAGCTACAAGAGCAACGGCCTCCAGTTGACCTACGGCAAGCGGGCATCCCAATGGTCCTTCGTCAGCAACCTCTATCTGGGTCAGACCAAATATGATGAGGCCAACCCGATCTTTGGCCAAAATGCCGACTCCGACGAGTTTGCCCTGACCGGCACCTTCTTCTGGCACCGCCTGTTCGGTATCGCGCCGCTCTCGGCAACCTTTACCGCTGGCTATGCCAAATCCGATTCAGATATCGACTTCTACGACTCCGAATCCATGGTGTTCAATACCGGTCTGCTCTACAACTTCTAA